The Drosophila innubila isolate TH190305 chromosome 2L unlocalized genomic scaffold, UK_Dinn_1.0 4_B_2L, whole genome shotgun sequence genome segment aaactaatattttacaACCGTAATAGTAAACCTTCTATTATCCCTACCTggtttatataatattattttatcacACTTTCAAAAacttatacccgttacttaatttttaattgtgaatttaattctaaaaaccatattattatgattacttTGACTttcggcatttaattaaaaactatttaaatgacaatttgttcttgaaatttaaaaaaaaatatatatttcaatttagatATCTATTGAGCTGCATAATTTGTTGCCCTATCATAAGCTGATGATTTATGCTCCTGACGCCTGCCTTTAGTTGTTCTCACGTGAGACAGATCCTGGCCAAGAACACCTCGCAGCTTACCTAGGATTTCTTTCTCGGCATAGACATCGCTCCATAGATGCGACAAAGGCAATTCAGCATCGCCTTTAGCTGCCTTCACGGCGAGTACCATTTCACGGCGGACATCCAGCTCAATCGCGAGGAGTTCCTTTTCCGGGAGCAGTTTCTGTTCGAGGCAGAGCTTGCGGAAACGCTGAATGGCGTCCTGACGACGACGCACCTCCTGCACTTCCTCGCGACTGCGATAGTTGGTGCCAGGATCAGACATTGAGTGCCCCGCATAACGATACGTGCAGAGTTCGAGAACCAATGGACCACACTGTTGGGCATATCCGATGGCAAACTCTGTGGCGCTGCGTACGGCAAGCACATCCTGGCCATCAACCCAAATGCCAGGCAGGTAATCACCCCTCGTGTAGTTCTTGGTATTGCTGGATGAACGCCAGGTGCTTGTGCCCATGCcatagttgttgttctcgCAGACAAAAACCACGGGCAACTTCCACAGCTGGGCCATGTTGAAGGACTCAAATATCTCTCCTTGTAGAGCTGCGAGGACGCTGCCTCCAGTCTCCTGATGGCCACTAGTTGACGGTAATAAAGCGATGCTTCCTTCTGTTTCAGGGACACCAGTGTGTCGGGTCCAAATTCCAGGCGATGCAACTTGAAATCAAGTGGCAGCTGCACCAAACACGACTCCTCCACTTGCCCAACTGTTGCTTCATCATTAGACgtttgggggcgtggcagctggGCAGTTGTAGAGTGCACAGGGCGATGCATTAGCTTTGGAAAGAAATCGGTTATCGCTGCGATTGCTGATCGTTGCATTCTGAGAATCGTTCTATATCTTCttaaaattggattttaatcgaaatttaattttaattattaactcATTTTATTGACAAACTAAGCCAGGGTAAAAGAGCCTGGAAGTAACCATCCACTGTTATTGTATGGAGTAGAAATGTAGAGTAGAAACCTCTTCGCATATTATCAGGGGTGTTCCAGAACAACAACcccctctttctctttatAGAAATgcaatagaaatatatttaaaaaatcctctttcaaatatttacatttcattattatagtttctttttgttattactttttttcgattacttatattttctaCAAACATTGTAagtgtatttcatatttaactttattttccGCTCGTTCCAACATTTTCGATATGTatatcttttgattttttatttatattttttcagctATTGATTTTGTATCTATGCCATGGCCGGGAACAAGCACTTTCACTGTTGTTCCCCCTCTTCCCCTTTCCCATTCGACCACGTACGAAGgcttttttcccatttttagCGTAAATAAAAacgttaaatgtttttttaacgTGCGCCACTTAACACTCGGGACAATTTAAAGGCAATtgagtacaacaacaacaaaaaacaaaagcatcaacaacaatggccacaaaaaagccaaaagcgaTACAGaaacatacatgtatgtatatatgtttatatatatgtactatgtatttatttgggcatataaataaatggacATACTCCTTATGTGTTTGGTTGTATGTCATAGATTTCGtaatttccttttattttataccgTATACCCGTTAAATAATGGAGGAAGATAAAGGTGGAAATTATCCtgtattattataatgtaTAACTTTATATTATCGTAGACTCTGGATACCACCGGGAAATtagattttgtttgttgctatCGACTATTAATCCATACAATCGatagttcttaaaattattttaaatcaaccCCGAAAGTGTGCtatattaaaatagtatttccaaaaaatgcaaaactcaCAAAAAGGTGATGGAaatctaaattattttatttaaataagtattttatatagatatttacAGAGCTAAAGGGtctgtaaatttattaaatgtaatttatagcCGAACAGAATCTCTCTTCAAGCAAGTTTTGATTCAATATTGacgtaagtttttttttaattcttaaaatattctaCACAGAATTAGGATATCTCCTAGTCGATTACATATAACTAGAAATTGTTTGCTtgtattttatgattattatttgacCATTTTGTAAGCTGGCTCGTAATTTAATATAGATTTTTGGTCGTGCCAAGAACCATTCTCATTCTCAGACTCTTGGGCTCATTTTTTATGCttcaaacaataaattgtcaattgatttttgtgCTCATTTATTGTGCTTATGTTGCCAgcaatatatttacttacatttttattttcttttgtatgcTTTTTGTCAACGCCATTTTACGTCatgaaaaaatggcaaaagatGGGAAATTTTCTTTGGACTCCGGTTGCGACAAGAGGGAGACTTTTTGGGTTCTTGTTCTTGTCaaacaaatcataaaaatagaatgttcgttgttgtatttatttatttttatagactGAAATCGTGAAATGGcgttgcttttatttcaattatgttGAATACTTTGCAGATTAAAATACGAATTCACTTCATTCACCTACGAACATTccagtttttattttcctttgaCATTGAAGCACTGCAAAACTGTGGAGGGGGAATGTTATGGTAGAGGAAGCGGGGAAAGACACATGTAATGCCTGTGGCtataatattgtaataaaaaattgtttgcattgaAAGCAGAAGTGTAAAATATGCCAGCATTGTGAAACGCCCACATGCCACACCCACCTGCCACAAAAAGTCGAGttgaatgtttattttgtgattgataaaaaataaatgtttgattgtcgttgctgctgcggcCGTTGTTAAAGGTGCATGCCtcatatcattattttttcctACTTACacgtatttcatttttttttttcttttattaattttttgtatgggCAATGACAGCTGCCGGTCTATGCTGTGTGTGTACATCTGTGTGTTTACTGTTGTGGAATTGTTGTTGCCCTCAGTTATGTGCTCGTCCATTGACTATGGGAATTCAACATATGcgaaaaaatgtagaaaagcCGAAAGAAATAGtaagacaatattaaaaaatgcatgaaccgatttttaaatcgattttgaATCACTTTCAAACTAATGTGCTGTGATACCCATacagaaaatagaaatataattcgaaaatttaagtttacaatttttgattCAAGCATGCATTTCTTATGTATGCAGTCAGgatattattagtattataaGACAATATTGGATCTAACTAAAAGAAATCTGACACAGCCCCGAGAATCAAAATATTGCTGGGAATGATGAAGTATTTGGTACTTGGTTTAAGAAAATCCGGGATTATCGTATTAGCTAGGTAAATTTCAGAATCCCGGGATAATTTTGTGTTTAAGaatgtttttctgttttgttattCTCCAAATTGGAGACAATTTTAAGCGAACTATTTCAGCACTGTCATTAGACTGAAATCGCTTCAAAAAACGTGACTTTTTGTAGATAGATCTCAGAAAAgcgtataaaaataaatattggaaTTTTCTAATCAAATATTGCAAcgaaatttgttgattttgcttGGAATTTTCAAgcttaaaattgatttcaatttgcattgaaATTCCTCTGGAATCATGTTAATAGCAGTGCTCCACTAACCTGCTCGTTCAACTGTTAACTGGGCTAGTAGTCCCTATGATAATCTAGGACTGCATGTGACCCTCTGAAGATGAAATTGTTTCCATCGATCCTTGTGTCGCATTGCAATTATTCAGCGATTGCATATTGCTTTCGTTTTAAggcattttgtttgcattcAGTGTCTGTCACCTGGTAGAAAACTCATTTATCGCCCCAATGCAATTGTAAACCATTCGTTATCATCTTCATGGCGTGGGCGGGGCACGTACCATTCTTGAGGGCGGGCCGGGGAGAATTGCCGCGACCCGTTTACGGTATTGCCAtcaatacaattaaatttccaTGCTGCTTGATTTTGAACGTTCGacgcattttaattattttcattgagAATGCTTTATGAAATTCGAGTGCGTCCCAATTGCGATTGAAGGTCCTGCAATGTCCTCCATGTTAACTGTTTTTTTCGCCTCCCATTCCCACCACTTGCCATACTTCCCTCGCTTGCCTTACTTGCGGACTATGGCTCTTATCTGGCACCTTCATCCGTTGTGGCAAACGGAAGTGCAACCAAAGGCAAAGACAGAACCAACGCATGAAAATGAAtgccattcattcattcagtcaTGCACTCGTTTGTTcatttgttcattttgctgGATAGCCCGTGTCCTGTGCCTGCTCATTTTGTGCATGCAATTAAGCCAGGACTCCAGCTCAGACTTCGACTGGAGCTCGGACTCAGTCCACCTGTGCGAGAAATGGTCAGGTTAATTACAATCTACATTGTTTATCGGCCCATCCTACGGGTCCTTACCTACTTGCTTTATCCCTTTGCccagcaaattaatttcatgctctttaaaagcatttttaaatatttcacaagTCCCCAGTTAACAGTTCCAGTTACCAGTTTTTCAGTTTCATCTCTCCCAGTTCTCAGTTCAAAAACTCTGCATGTAAttatgtgaaatttttttttaaacattttacttttaattgtttgaggttaattaataattcagCACACTCATTGCAGAAGTTGCTGCAGTTCCTTCAAAGTCCCTCAGTTCCTCCCAAAGTATACTCTACACACATATAAtagagtgtgtatgtgtatctgaGTTTTCCAGCACTTTTAATGGACTGCAAAAGGAGCGGCGGCTTGTTTGAAGTCCGCTTTGGTGATGCTAATGGTCCAACACTTTTATAGGCGCCACTTTTATTATTGAAGTCTATAGTCTGTGTTGGCTGAAACCATCTGCATAACTTTTCATTAGCACCTCGGTAATGCGTTTATGGTCTACACAGACTGTCCGGTGATAATGatgtttcataatttaattatcattgGCATTGCGCCATAAAAACGGTCAGAAAATGAAACAGTTTTATAGAGAATGCTGaatagaatttttatatttaattgggATCGTACAGTTGCAAGagaatttattaaactatttGTTATGAACTTATTTTCTAGTAATCAATACATAcagcatttattaaatttacttttttcctAACATATcctttcatataaaatttttatatttgaaaaattatattcactTTAAATAAGCGTGCACCATTTAGTGCTTAATTGGTGGTCATAATAAGCCACAAACCCTTTTCTCTTTATTACCTTGcacattttagaatttttgggTATCTCCAATGACTTTCACAAGGGAAATTCCCGCAACAAGATAGCAATTTGAGTTTCTTTTTTCCCGCATTTCACGCCAAGGAAATGgataccacacacacacacacacacagtctgaAACACCTCGCAGGGCGGCaaacccttttttttgtattgccaAAGATCtcaaattaaagcaaacatAAACCGGGCTGAATGACTGAGAGTGCgtataaaacattttgtttttaataaaaataaaataaaaatcagaaaaccaaaggcaaacaaacaatctGCACGCTCGGCAAATTGATCAAAGTGAAAATTCTAcgaaaaatcataataaacaTGTGAaactgtgtgggtgtgtatgtgtgtgtgtgtgtgtgtgtgcgaaaggatgtgtgagtgtttgtgtgtggacTCCAAATTATCAACAGCTTGAGGCGAAGCACTGACTTTCACTTGCTTAACAATAATGCGTAT includes the following:
- the LOC117779975 gene encoding probable pyruvate dehydrogenase E1 component subunit alpha, mitochondrial, yielding MFVENIIASPGIWTRHTGVPETEGSIALLPSTSGHQETGGSVLAALQGEIFESFNMAQLWKLPVVFVCENNNYGMGTSTWRSSSNTKNYTRGDYLPGIWVDGQDVLAVRSATEFAIGYAQQCGPLVLELCTYRYAGHSMSDPGTNYRSREEVQEVRRRQDAIQRFRKLCLEQKLLPEKELLAIELDVRREMVLAVKAAKGDAELPLSHLWSDVYAEKEILGKLRGVLGQDLSHVRTTKGRRQEHKSSAYDRATNYAAQ